The following proteins are encoded in a genomic region of Zea mays cultivar B73 chromosome 9, Zm-B73-REFERENCE-NAM-5.0, whole genome shotgun sequence:
- the LOC103638137 gene encoding histone H3.3 → MARTKQTARKSTGGKAPRKQLATKAARKSAPTTGGVKKPHRYRPGTVALREIRKYQKSTELLIRKLPFQRLVREIAQDFKTDLRFQSHAVLALQEAAEAYLVGLFEDTNLCAIHAKRVTIMPKDIQLARRIRGERA, encoded by the exons atggctcgtacgaagcagaccgcccgcaagTCCACCGGAGGCAAGGCCCCGCGCAAGCAGCTCGCCACCAAG GCGGCGAGGAAGTCGGCGCCGACGACCGGCGGCGTGAAGAAGCCCCACAGGTACAGGCCCGGGACGGTGGCGCTGCGCGAGATCCGCAAGTACCAGAAGAGCACGGAGCTGCTGATCCGGAAGTTGCCCTTCCAGCGCCTGGTCCGTGAGATCGCTCAGGACTTCAAGACGGATCTGCGGTTCCAGAGCCACGCCGTCCTGGCCCTCCAGGAAGCCGCCGAGGCCTACCTCGTCGGCCTGTTCGAGGACACCAACCTCTGCGCCATCCACGCAAAGCGCGTCACCATCATGCCCAAAGACATCCAGCTCGCCCGCCGCATCCGCGGCGAGCGCGCGTAG
- the LOC100280578 gene encoding Peptidyl-prolyl cis-trans isomerase CYP18-1-like, whose protein sequence is MSVTLHTNLGDIKCEVFCDQVPRTAENFLALCASGYYDGTVFHRNIKGFMIQGGDPTGSGKGGSSIWGTKFADEFRESLKHNARGIMSMANNGPNTNGSQFFITYAKQPHLNGHYTVFAKVIHGFEVLDLMEKAQTGPGDRPLAEIRLNRVTIHANPLAL, encoded by the exons ATG TCGGTGACGCTGCACACGAACCTGGGCGACATCAAGTGCGAGGTGTTCTGCGACCAGGTGCCCCGCACGGCGGAGAACTTCCTGGCCCTCTGCGCCAGCGGCTACTACGACGGCACCGTGTTCCACCGAAACATCAAGGGCTTCATGATCCAGGGCGGCGACCCCACCGGCTCCGGCAAGGGCGGCTCCTCCATCTGGGGCACCAAGTTCGCGGACGAGTTCAGGGAGTCCCTCAAG CACAACGCACGGGGGATCATGTCGATGGCCAACAACGGGCCCAACACCAACGGCAGCCAGTTCTTCATCACCTACGCCAAGCAGCCGCACCTCAACGGCCACTACACCGTCTTCGCCAAGGTCATCCACGGCTTCGAGGTCCTCGACCTCATGGAGAAGGCGCAGACCGGCCCCGGGGACAGGCCGCTCGCCGAGATCAGGCTCAACCGCGTCACCATCCACGCCAACCCGCTAGCCCTCTGA
- the LOC100273963 gene encoding BBR/BPC transcription factor isoform X1 — MDNLGHRENGRQRPEQYKALHTQWMIPQRQLKDHQSMNLLALMNEKDSAIRERDHALAEKKAAIAERDMAFAQRDAAMAERNAAIVERDNALAALELARTNGFNMNSGNGFHQGPPLNGTKNIHHHDHLSHVQTSPLQLANSPYDHVREMHISEAYPIATAPASVGKAKKPRKSNSQASPSKRPSGVLRKTKKATSDWKNAGTTGGAGDSARASVMKNEWKDQDLGLNQVVFDESTMPAPACSCTGELHQCYKWGSGGWQSSCCTMNMSMHPLPVMPNRRHARMGGRKMSGGAFAKLLSRLAAEGHDLSTPVDLKDHWAKHGTNRYITIR; from the exons ATGGACAACCTTGGGCATAGAGAAAATGGCAGGCAAAGGCCTGAGCAATATAAAGCGCTTCATACTCAG TGGATGATACCTCAAAGGCAGCTAAAAGACCATCAAAGTATGAATCTCCTGGCACTGATGAATGAGAAGGACAGTGCCATCCGAGAAAGGGACCATGCTCTCGCTGAGAAGAAAGCAGCTATAGCTGAGCGAGATATGGCATTCGCCCAGCGGGATGCTGCAATGGCTGAACGGAATGCTGCAATAGTGGAGAGGGACAACGCCCTAGCTGCACTCGAACTCGCCCGTACAAATGGGTTTAATATGAATAGTGGGAATGGATTTCACCAAGGACCTCCTCTCAATGGAACAAAGAACATCCATCACCATGACCATCTGTCTCATGTCCAAACATCCCCGCTGCAGCTGGCCAATTCTCCATATGACCATGTCAGGGAGATGCACATATCAGAAGCATACCCTATCGCAACAGCTCCCGCAAGTGTTGGGAAGGCTAAGAAGCCAAGGAAGAGCAATTCTCAAGCTTCTCCATCGAAGAGGCCATCAGGTGTACTCCGAAAAACCAAGAAAGCAACCAGCGACTGGAAGAATGCGGGGACTACTGGTGGAGCAGGAGATTCAGCCCGCGCTTCTGTGATGAAGAACGAGTGGAAGGACCAGGATCTCGGCCTGAACCAGGTGGTGTTCGACGAGTCAACCATGCCCGCGCCTGCCTGCTCATGCACAGGGGAGCTCCACCAATGCTACAAATGGGGCAGTGGTGGGTGGCAGTCGTCTTGCTGCACCATGAACATGTCCATGCACCCGCTCCCGGTGATGCCCAACAGGCGCCACGCTCGCATGGGGGGAAGGAAGATGAGCGGGGGCGCGTTCGCGAAGCTGCTCAGCCGGCTGGCAGCAGAAGGTCATGACCTCTCGACTCCGGTGGACCTCAAGGACCACTGGGCCAAGCATGGCACGAACCGGTACATCACCATCCGGTAG